The Montipora capricornis isolate CH-2021 chromosome 3, ASM3666992v2, whole genome shotgun sequence genome includes the window attttcccgcgttttgtgtcggctacgtgtaattacttcgagttttgattggtttactggattgcttccgtcgtttttgattggccaaagtaattactttggttttggttttacgacactcaattgaaaatcgctctacttcactcagttatTGGTTCAAacttctcgcgccattttttcaaccaatcagaagtgaaacaaaaaccaatggTAGCATGCGCGTGTACATTTTCTCGTGCTTTGTGTccgctacgtgtaattactttggttttggttttacgacactcgattgaaactcgctctatggtACACACACTTATATCCAGGattgcacctaattagatgcatgcagaTTTTGATCAGCATGATGAAGTGTCCTAGGCATTAAGTCTATGCGTCAGCTACGTATTTACAACAACCCGTTGAACATTAGCTTTCgtaaatattatttgaaagttAGGGTAATTGCATTTACTTGAACTGTTACAGTAGATTtagcgggacactttgtgacgtttagTGGGTACACCGTATATTTCTAGATATATTAGTTGAGGAGAACCTAAGAGGATACATTGTGCTGCTTATAGAAATCTGCATGTATCTAATAGTCatgaagcgattaaaataacccgatttttacattttgagatgacgttctcgttgccgtcgccgttactgttgcttaagctccctaatgtcacAGTTAAGGAGAACCTAAGAAGAGGACACTTCGGGACGCTTATGAAAAGCCTGGACATATCTCCAGGGGTATATAGTATCTAAATGGCAGGGTGGTTGGTCTGTAATTTAGGCACAGAAAACTAATTAAGGTAACATTGTGAACTGTAACATGATTTACGGGGAAAATATGTGACTTGAGTACTGTGATTCTCTTGGCTGCAACCTCCATAATTTATTAATGACCTTTACAACATAATACACTGCCTCCTTATGAAGTTTgaaacaatgataataattaccGTTACAAACACATTTGTTGTGCTGATGGAGTCATCTTAAACTTGCAGTGGATGAATCAGAGCCACAATGCAGCTGTCAACTACTCAAACAGAAATGCAAGCAAGGTCAGCATTGACTAgaattattgtttttcttttctgttataATACCGCGGGTTTTTTTTCTGCCCTGTTCTTTGATATAACTGTAACAGATGAACTACAAAGGAATTGAAAACAGATAATTTTGttaagagcggttttcaattgagtgtcgaaaataatcagcgaattgctttggttttacattacttcactcagtgattggttcaaagttctcgctccattttttcaaccaatcagaagtgaaaccaaaaccaatcgtggcttgggcgtgcacattttcccgctctttgtggCGGCtaggtgtaattacttcaagttttgattggtttactggattggccaaagcaattacgttgattttggttttacgacactcgattgaaactcgctctaattttGACAAAAACGATTGAAGATggttttgttgtattttaagCCAACACCAACGACCAGATTTTTGATGAGCTACTTTGGAGCTGTTACTAGTGCGGTGACTATTGCGGTAAGTTCATTAAGGGTCAGTTTTTGCGGAGGAAGGAAAATCCTTGCACTGGAGATATCTTTGTACCGGCACTTAGCCTCCAAACAactaaaacattttcatttggCTTGAACAAGGTTAATAAGTTTGAACTCGTGACATCAGTCTTGTAACATATCGTGGTAAGTTTGAGGAAACAGAAATAAGgaagaaaacagagaaaacaacTCACGCCTTTCAGAGTTCACTGAAGGCGGAGGGCGTGGTCGaaaacgaaaccaaacaaataaacacGCAAGCTGTGACAAAACCACAACTGTCACAAGCGTGAAAAAataatattagggagtttaagcacgcgcgtttttgagacgcggacggcaaccggaagtgagctgttttcccttttaacgtgtcttcacacaaccacatttacattactaagtatcttttctccattagagatgataaatataaaaatctgggagacaccactgttctggcacgcgaaatgttctcttccggttgccgtccgcgtctcaaaaacgcgggtgcttaagctccctaatactcaatagggagcttaagcacgcgcgttttcgAGACGGGAACGGCAAACCTGCTTCAAGGTTTCCTTCAATCTCTGACCAGGAAAACCCTTGCAGTAGGGTCGAGATCAACttttatgaatgcaaacagaaTACGGAAAACACATGTCTCTAGGGTGTTCATTCAACCTTCTTATATCTTCCTGGCGCCAGAATCTTCCTTCTACCATGTAAACAGCACCTACGTTTATTATATAGAGGATGTTACTTGGCCGcacggagatacgaaatttctcctCAAGTATTGAAATATtcatattctatttattatataaacaccaatgaaatactaaatcatttcacaaaggcatcgaaaggcgcgttTTTATACGTAatcatagcaacagtgatctcttcacatgtgaagatatcatgttttcgcgcgaaagctcacttggtatttcactagtgtttatataataacgAGCGACTTTTGTATGACGGtcaccttgaaaaagtgttcgcaatttgtttcgcGGATCAATGTCTGGCAAGATTAAAAacaggcacgcattgcgtacgtgtcgtagtgcagtaacacagcgctttatttcatcaactgagctgcgttttgttttccaggagattcaagttgtatTTGCGTACTATGTAGCTCTAATTGTAGACGATATTGTTTTAGTACCGTATATCAttacagtgccatggtagatgtcttaggtaaatagccccctgagaagataTGTGGTtcctagtaaaatactaaacccagaaagactgaagaaaataaaggggaatcaagaaacattggcttcgaggctgacatgttgatcttacaacttctttttcaccacaagtttaagcgtgtactcttAGGTTTCGAAGAACAAAATCtttactgaagttaatcccttgCCAGCGGCCGGCGGAGTTAGTATCTAGATaggagacctcaaaatatacgacttgctaTCAGAaaaaggaccgaaaattctattttaaccctcaaaaatgcgaactaagcaaggaacagattttgttagcctgctttatgcaaaacaaatattgatgcaaaagtaaataaatattgacacactttttaggaagagcagtaGTAACAATGAAATGAAGTATCATCAGCCTTCCTTGTGAATTTCCTGTGGGAAATATCAAGGCATTTGTTTTCTTACGTCATGCTTTTGTTTGTGTATAGCTTGGCCTCACGACTCTCGTAAAACGCGCTAGAATTTCGAATCCATCTTTGAAAGCCTTACTACAACGATTGGTTGCTTATCCTGCTACAGGTGAGAAAAATCACGAATTGGATTTGCAGGGGTTGTTGTCACCGTGACATTAGCAAGGCCGCGGAGTGAGTGGGGTTGGGGATGCTATAGCCCCCTCCTCCCATCACACTTCCGTGATTCATACCAACCAAAACATAACTCTCCCACTTTCAATCAAAACGTACTCCGCGACCCCGGATAAGGAACGGATAACAAAACGCTATAAAACGGCATGTTTCAGGAGCAGATTTCTTTACCGTCCCGTAcgtgcaaaacaacaacgtgaaatcagaTAACGAAGTTTAGGCTTTGTTGAGGACTTAAGGGGGTAAGCAAAATAACGAGCACCAAACAACAGCGACGACAACATCGCTAATAGGtaatctttttctcttttttagctACTGCTAACATTTGTAATGTTGTCCTCATGAGAAATCATGAGCTCTTCACAGGAATTGAGGTCAAGGACAAGGAGGGACATGTTGTTGGAACATCGAAAATAGCTGCTCGGAAGGTAAGCTGATACCTTGCTCTTTTCTGCATCtcgtttttcttgtattttcagTTAGTGCCCAATCTCGTTGCATTCCCCAATTAAGATTTGGTGATTCGCCCCAAGGAAAACAGTGAgtcagttttgtttcccctcgattACGACCATTTTCTTTCACCTACTTCGTACGTGAAACTTGTAAGACGTAAATTTTTAAGCGCTTCCAGTACAAAGCTTCATTTCCCTTTACGTTTATCGATAACTGTCCTCCTctccattttcattttcaggccGTGTCTGAAACAACCCTAACACGGGTGTTGCTCCCGTTGCCAGTTTTGGTTATTCCGCCATTTGCTATGCAAGCTTTAGAAAGGTGAGACTTTCATGAACATTTGGCGTTTGAATTGCAATTGAGTAGTACGGGATCAATTGAAAGCAAACTGGCTGAAAATTTCACTGACGAAAGACCACTCAGAAGCAAATATCTCAATACCTACTCCACGCATTCGCTTCAAACTCTGATCAGCCTTAATAGTTTGCAACGGCTATAGCAGGGGAGCTTAGTCTATTTGGCTGGCACTGATTTTTCACGCGTGGACACTAGCACGGACATAACGTTTTCATATGCCTGGGAAATATGAAATAATGTCATGGTAACGGGCGCAGCTTCGCGTAGCTTCAACGATGCTCCATACTAGTTAAATTCGTGTCCAGTTAGGTGGCCTGGAAAGCCggggtatttttgttttggtaagaacTATTGGCCGACATCTTGGATATAGCAAGACTAACAGAGGCCTGAGGCCAGTCAAGAAAATTGCACTCAGTGAGAGGAGAACAGTATGAAAGGTTTAAGAgctgtgtgctttcaaaatggcgacccaTTACGAACTTTAGACCTTGAACAAGCGTCCGCCTGCCAAAAAACGCAACCTCTGCAGGCTACCAGTTAAGACACATTTTAAACACGGAAAGagtttaataggccatttccgagttgctgtttgtctcggtttcgaagtgagtcttggtgctcaactattgtaaaggaaatgagtttgatttgcataagaatacgcaactcatatccatttgaatggttgtgcaccaggactcggaaatgggctattcagaTGTCCTTCTTGTAGCAGTTGCCTTCTTGTTCCAGATTGTTGAGTGGCTggctaatgttttttttttgtttaattataGGACTAAGTTCTTAATGTCTCGTCCAAAACTTTACTTTCCTGTTCAAGTGCTGGTCTGTGTGGCTGCTTTTGGCTTTGGTCTTCCCCTTGCTATAGCTCTCTTTCCACAGACAACCCAGGTTAGCGTTAGCCCTTTCCATGGGCTGcattttataaaacttgaaTATTTCGATATTTATTCATTACTTTCCTATCCCTATCAAAATCATCCATTGACACATCAAAAAGCtcattaacaattttatttCCTGGGAAATCCGCTTACAGTTTAAGCGGTTTTGCTTAGCGTGTGGAAACTGGTTTGCTGCGATCAATGATTACTCAAAAAAATTCCCACCATTTCCTCGGTTCCTCGCCCGACATGGTTTTCCCTTGTTTGCCCGCCTGCTGCAAATCTTCATCacgaattctgattggtttattcgaTTAGCTGTGTCGTTTGTGATTGCCTAGAGTTTCCTTACAACaacaaatcatctttttttttttttttttttgcttttttgtgtcTGTATTCCAGGTTTCACCGTCAGTTCTAGAGCCAGAAATTCAGATGAATACCAAAGAAACCACGCTATACTACAACAAAGGACTTTAACTGTTAGTGCACACAAACCATTTACCACTTGAAATGCAAACCTTGAGCATGAAgtataagaaaaaaaactgcTTTTAATCAACAAAATTTCCAGATAATGGCACCAGCGAATATTCCGGCGTGGAGCTAATCGCGATGAGACAAGACCAtcaccgcaaaaaaaaaagcacaccTCAACTACGTTTCGGGAAACAGGAAAGTAAGCACCGGTAAACACACCCAACCGTGTAAATGGAGGAGTAAAAGCCAGTAACCACGCAGGCAAGTTTGAATCAAAAAGAAAGGTAGAATACGGCAAAAGGAGCGAACTCGAGAGGTGTCCAGGAATTTtcgaaaaaaagaaagcacATGTGATTTTGATAGTTCGAGTGTTCAAATTGTCATGAACCTCAAATTTCAATTATAAGTCAATTCCTTTTTATCAGTATATCGAAAAGCAATTGGCCGTTGTGGGCGGGCTTTTAAAAGTTTCTTCGGTGCATCTGTTATACAACATGGTGCCTCGTTCCAGAGCTAATCTTACACCATGTCGAGAAAGAAGTTTtaactttaaaggggctaggtcacgctattttaggtaattttgtttaattttgttaattatgagctctaaacgtcaaattggtagagcaagagtctttcatttgcaaaatcacggcaacataacaactgagaatgattttcaagctttgtaaatgacattttgatatagactgatataaatttgaaaaaaggtgggctgacgtttttcaaatttacccaaattcaatccatttcaatcctctccagttttgtccatccatgtcccttcttggcttccctgtgttttgttagagttcttctatagttttgaacagttattttgatattttagttaattctatgaccattcgatcagtgctgaataTGCCTAAAagagcgtgacctagcccctttaacgagTCATCCAAGGACTTCACCTTTATTCTTGGCACctattgaaattgaattgaattgaatgtaAACAATCACTGCACACAATTGTATTTTAGGATCGGAATAAATAAATGAGGCGCCTTATGTTTTTCAATATGTTTTCAAGTCTACAAATTCCTTTGTCACTAAATACAAAAATATCCAGTCCGAAGACTGGATGTGGGTATTGCATGCTTGTATTGAAAAGAAATGATTGCAGAATGGGTTTTCCTTCAAGTCTACGACTTGAAGAGAGTTGTTCGGTAAAAGCGAAGGGATTTCGATTTAGTATACACGCTCCAGTGTTTGCGGGCTTATAACAGCAACATGCAAGTCTGTCAAAATCATGTGAAGACAGTTGGGGTCACAAATATGGTTAGGTAATCTTCATTTTTATGAGCGGAAAGGCTTCAATGTGGGAATATCTTAACAAGACACAAATTTCTATACCCTTCTTTGCGCAAAATAAATCTTGATGCAACGATTTCCGTTCCTTTGTGAAACGTAATGTTTTAAATGCAGAAAGCTTAGGTAAATCTATCAGAACATTCCATTTATTAAGAGAGAGAGGAATTTCGTGTGCTTTAAAAGACAGTTTTTTGTTGTCGGATCGACCTCTTTGGCCATATTTGTGTACAACATTGGAGCTGTGGATaatcaagaaatgaaaaacGTGGTTATTGATTTCCTTGAAATCCATGCTCTAGATTTCCAGCTGCTTGAAATGGaaaaattttgcataggcaAAATCTGAACTGAAGAGAAAACGAAAGACTCAGAAGGTAAAACGTTTCGAAGATCGAAAGGAAAGGTTGTTTAGCCAAGAACACTTATCTcccaagaattaaaaaaaaaaaagagaaaatcttccacaaaaaagaaacaaccgTAATGACGATGATTAAGAAGACCTCATATTGAAAAAAgatcaagcaagcttccaagaGTAAGGGATGAAAAACGAGAAGGAGAGGTTGACTGAGCAGCTGAACAATGCTTAAGATATAGTGGAGAAAGTAAGGACTGAAAATATcaagttaaaattaaagtgCGAACAAGAGAATCTCTTGGTGCGAAGCATTGAACAATTTCTTCGGAAGACTGAGGAGCTGGAGACTGGTACTGAAAAACACTAGAACCAGAGCAATTAAGGTGCTGTAATCTCATTAAGAAGACCTATACCGATTACCTCTTGAACAATTCACAGTTCGTTGGAGTTGTAGGCAGTTTGACTACTTAATATTAAAATTCCATGAGCGCTCGATGGATAGGAAATGGTAAacagccaacgaggcgcgtagcaccAAGTTGGCTGTAAGCAGTCTCatatatccaacaagcgcgaatggaattaaattctggacgcttggacacttggaaattaaagtgGTTTTCCAGTTTGGCAACACTTAACGTACCGAGTCAGTTTCCATTTTTATTTTGAAGCCCGCTAAGTCACGGGTCCCACCCTAATTCACTCGGCTGTCAATCAACAATGTATCAATCATTTAAGCGAGGGCTTTTTCTCCTATGGCAATATCTCGCGCATCAAGTGCACCGTGCGGCAGTTCATAGATGCCTCCCAAGACAAACATCACCTCCAAGTAAAGTCGCTGGTTAAAACTGAAGCCTGTAAGTACTAAAACAACCTAATTTATTGGTTAAATATGAATCATCATTTTGATTGCAGTTATTTCTGAGTTTTAGATaaaaaaaagcctaaaaatTTGAAGCTaaaaaccacactccaaaaATTAGgctgcgttcgattgaccatattccgaaataggaataaatggaatagaagttaaaaatccttcgtttttacgaagaTTCAGATGAAAATTACCAAACAccggctaaaatgctattttaaacatatctttgttatccttgttgcttcaaaacgccagacataccgttttaaatcatcactacacgtatttctattccggaatagggtcaatcgaccGCACCCTTAATTTCCACGGCACCGTTTGTTTTGATACCTTAATCGAAATAAATGCGCATTTTGTAAGGTTTTTCATCATCGTTTGTCAGTGTGATTCATTTACCATAAACTCAAGATATCATGCGACGAAAACGATCCTGTGCTTACGACCAAGGACAACAAAGCAAAATCATCAATGTGCGAACTGTGATCACTGGACTGGACGGCGTAGGAAAATCAGATAAGACCATTTTTACGAGGCCGCCTCGACCTCTTTACACATCTCAGAAGTATTTTCAAGAGGTGTTTGGTGCTTCAAATCTGTTGGCATACAAAAAGAATGGTGAAATCATGAAAAATCCACGGACAATTTGCATATGGCTGCACCGGCGGCAGGTTCTGTACTGTACGTTTCTCTATTGGGAGACcgtaacataacttggatatcGAACCGTGGGTATCAAGAGTCCACTCGGTTTGATAGTATACAGAAACGTAACAGACGTAAAACTGATATGGACTCAACTTTACCTTGGCTTTGCAGGACACAGAGAAGAAGTTGGAGGCATTTACTTCCTTTGGCGATGTTTTCTTCATTCTCTATTCTATCATTATTCATTCATGGAAGCAAGACGCTTGGGACGACCATTTAGAATGCTAGAAACAATCACTGCACTCATATTTTGGTGGGAGCCATAAAGGATTTAGGACAGCACAGAAACATTAGTGACAATGAAGGACTCCAACCTGCAAAAGAGTTGGGCTCaatacaacctcgttcccagggtctctcttctctgcctccattgtcgttgagaaaaagaCCTTGGTTCAGGCTGGTCACGAGTCTCCCAGAATCGTGGAGgctcaccaaatgtgtgttaggggaggggtggcaatgtaggcctcgttggcctcgtcggctaagatTGCGTTACGTATCCAAAGAACAAACGTTTGTCGGAAGTGTAGACGTCTACTCTTTTTAATAGAAGACAAAAATGATACAGGAGCGGTGGGTGGATTATTTTTGTTCAGGAAGGCTAGATTTCACTGCTTAGCTAACAGGTGTATGTACTGCATGTTCATCAGGCGGGAttgacaattaaaattgtatttaGTCAAAAAAGACgtgaaataataaaacaaagtgACTAGGCGAAAGAATGCAACCGTGTAAATAATATGAAATACAATGTCAGTGAAGCTGGGCATGGGCCACGAATGCAACACGTAAGCTGCTCGAGTCAGCTACTGTCCGGAAAACCgaaattaattttgtcagatCAATATCTCCAAACTTAGCTTGGTGCTGacctttttaaaaacaattttaaagaaatactTTTCAAAGTCATAACGGTTACTTTTCGAAATGTacgttgtagcatacgaaacgttaagtttttAAAAATGCGTTGCTtcacaatgtttatcaccgcgatttgtgttttatttctgtttcttctAGCAGGAAAGTTCTTCCTGATACCAGGTATTAAAAACTGGGAATTTTGTAAGGTTTtcgaagttttaaaaaataccaGGTCACTGAATTAGTTTTTAAGATATCTTCCAAGTTTTAGAGGGCCGTTTTGCAGTGTTGtaccgttaccatggcaacaatttGGGTCTCTTGAAAAAATGCCTTGcaatattattatacaaatatcaaaacattCCCCTACCGAAAGAATCGACAGTGTTTTAACCCTTTTCCACTGTTACATGtgaaaaaccctttcgaaccTCCTTAAAGAAACAATTTGTCAATATACATATTCAAGAGCGTTTTTACacaccgagttatttttagattgattttcccgcgaaaccagacctttccagctaaccACAAGTCTTGCGTAAGAAATTAATACCTATGGGATTGAGAATAGTCACTAGTAAACGCCAATTCTTGTTTAAGAActtgtctaaaaatagcttaATCTGTGAAAACTAGTATTGGAGGTAATGGGCTCCGGATATATTACTGTATTATTTACAAGAACAGATGTAAAATTGGTAACGTCGCGGTAAGTAGATAAATTTAGAAGGCGGTCCCTATAATTAAATCCTACAAGATATCATGTGTTAGATATATGTATAATTGGTTCGCGAGTTAAATCCCTTTTCACCTAGAAAAGAACGAGCTTAATCTGAGACCAATTTTACCAACAACATATAACTAAAGCTTATTGAAATCGCTGCTCTAGAGTTTTGTTGAGCCAGTAAACCCATCATCTTTAACATGCTCTGGACTCTCGTCCATTTCTAAGCTACATTTTGAACTGTTGTTAACAACAAGGGTATTTTTACTCTCTCGGGGCTCTGTCTTCTGTTCGATGCCATTTTCTTGATCACTGTTGGCTCGCATTTTCTCTGCTCCGTCTTGGGTTGGAGAGGGAATATTTATGCCGCTGAAAACCAAAGAGACGTCGTTATTGTCACACAGAGTTAACATTGAGccagctttctttttttgttacgaAGGGGCAGCTCTATGCAAGATAGGGCCGAAAGCATCCACCCCGGTGGAAACTCAGCTGTGCTATACGGTATACATAAACGAGCTTGAGACACATCACTACCCCAGCCAGCCATTGCCAACCATTGCCTTAAAGTGCAGCTCTCTTGTGCTCGGGACTAGGATCTAGTGACTCCCTTGTATATTTTTTGTGCCTATTGCTTTCTGAAGCAATCAggagagccgttgtaatagcaGCATTTGGACCTCTTGCTTTAGTTCTTAGCTAAGATGCGCTCCGCAAAGAGTCTCCACAGCCCTTACCAAATAATTCCAAGGGGAATGAGCTTGATAGCGACGCTCACAAGGAAAACAAAGCCATTGAATCCAAGGCTAAGGGTGGCTTCATAAACGTAATTAAAGATTGAGACACCGGCAAACTGAAAAACCGTAGTCACTAGTCCATAAGCACAGAACAAGGAGCCTACAAAGCCGGAAAAAAGAGAACACTTTAGTTAACTAATCGCAATGAACCAGTCGTAAAGCAAGTCAATCATGAGCAGTTGGCGCAGTGTGGAAAAACACGTTTACGTATTAACGTCACATCAACTTTTTTattgagggttgtccaatacgcCGACATAATGAGATTTTAAGATACATCACAAtggacatcacaaagtgtcccttaaCCCTAATCCTTGAAAAATGGTAACAGTTTTGTAAAGAGCGGGACACTTTATGATACTtagtgatgtctattgtgacgtaatctcattatgtcggagTATTGGACATTTGTGTTCCATTTTATCgccattatcattattatcattatcatcatcatcaatcgtCAACGTGATTATTATCGTTAGCGTTATCGTTATCGCTTTTACACTGACCAGCTAAGAGTATTAGGAGGCCCCGACAGTGACGTCTAGCTACCCACCGGGCAGGAATTTGTGCTCACAGGGACCAGCAGAGAATTCGacgtcttttgtttttcatctgCTATGTCTCGAAAAGGTTCGTTCCGAAACCCTTGGCGGAGTGACAATAAAATCTCAAGGGACGTTATTTATGATCCTTGGAGCATGACCCCCAATCTCACACTCGCCAAGTCTGCTTAACTGACATCATTGATGTGCAATCAGCCAATGAATGAAGACAAGTTCATTTGCAAAGCAAGTGACTTTAAAGTAAGACCACATAGCAGTactggtagtagtggtagtgatagtgatagtgatagtgat containing:
- the LOC138044100 gene encoding sideroflexin-5-like isoform X2 is translated as MQLSDRKLYLSKKLQDSINLLKQFKNGTLPKGITDQKLWEARKIKEAIIHPDTGKKVFMPFRMSGYVPFGTVTVIGMLLPAPSLPTVVFWQWMNQSHNAAVNYSNRNASKLGLTTLVKRARISNPSLKALLQRLVAYPATATANICNVVLMRNHELFTGIEVKDKEGHVVGTSKIAARKAVSETTLTRVLLPLPVLVIPPFAMQALERTKFLMSRPKLYFPVQVLVCVAAFGFGLPLAIALFPQTTQVSPSVLEPEIQMNTKETTLYYNKGL
- the LOC138044100 gene encoding sideroflexin-5-like isoform X3, whose protein sequence is MPFRMSGYVPFGTVTVIGMLLPAPSLPTVVFWQWMNQSHNAAVNYSNRNASKPTPTTRFLMSYFGAVTSAVTIALGLTTLVKRARISNPSLKALLQRLVAYPATATANICNVVLMRNHELFTGIEVKDKEGHVVGTSKIAARKAVSETTLTRVLLPLPVLVIPPFAMQALERTKFLMSRPKLYFPVQVLVCVAAFGFGLPLAIALFPQTTQVSPSVLEPEIQMNTKETTLYYNKGL
- the LOC138044100 gene encoding sideroflexin-5-like isoform X1, encoding MQLSDRKLYLSKKLQDSINLLKQFKNGTLPKGITDQKLWEARKIKEAIIHPDTGKKVFMPFRMSGYVPFGTVTVIGMLLPAPSLPTVVFWQWMNQSHNAAVNYSNRNASKPTPTTRFLMSYFGAVTSAVTIALGLTTLVKRARISNPSLKALLQRLVAYPATATANICNVVLMRNHELFTGIEVKDKEGHVVGTSKIAARKAVSETTLTRVLLPLPVLVIPPFAMQALERTKFLMSRPKLYFPVQVLVCVAAFGFGLPLAIALFPQTTQVSPSVLEPEIQMNTKETTLYYNKGL